In the Longimicrobium sp. genome, ACGTGACCATCGCGGCCGTGCGGTACGTGGGCGAGGTGGGCGCGCGCCTCCGCGAGCAGGAGGCCCGCGCCGCCCGTGCCGAGGCGCTGCACGCGCGCGCGGAGATGCAGGCCCTGCGCGCGCAGATCAATCCGCACTTCCTGTTCAACACCCTGCACGGGTTGCTGGAGCTGGTGAGCGCGGGCGACGGGCGGGCCGAGGAGGCCATCGAACGCTTCGGTGCGCTGCTCCACCGCACCATCGACGTCCGCCGCAGCGCCGCCGACGACGTGCCGCTAGACGAGGAGATCCAGCTCGTGCGCGACTACCTGTGGATCGAGCAGCTTCGCCTGGGCACGCGCCTGATCGCCGAGATCGAGGTGGATGACGACGCCCTGTCGTGCACCGTTCCCTCGTTCGTGCTGCAGCCGCTGGTGGAGAACGCGGTGAAGCACGCGGCGTCGGCTCGCGTGGCGCCTACGTCCATCCGCGTCCGCGCGGCGCGGGAAGGCGGCCGGCTGCTGCTGTCGGTGGAGGATGACGGGCCGGGCGCCATCGTGGAGCAGGTGGAGCGTGCCCCCGGCGCGGGGCTGCGGCTGGTGCGCGGCCGGTTGGAGGCGCGCTACGGGGAGGATGGGCAGATGCGGATCAGCACGGCGCCGGGCGCGGGGTTCCGCGTTGACATCATGCTTCCCGCCGCTGCGCCCGCGCTGATGATGGCGGCGCAGCAATGAGCGTGATGATTCTGCGGACCGTGGTGGCGGAGGATGAGCCGCTGGCCCGCCAGCGGCTGCGGCGCTTCGTGGAGCGCGACCCGCGCTTGGTGCTCGTAGGTGAGGCGGAGAGCGGGACGGCGGCGGTGGAGCTGATCGACCGGCTGGCGCCCGACGTGGTGTTCCTGGACGTGCAGATGCCGGAGTGCACCGGCCTGGAGGTGCTGGAGCGCGCGGCGCACCGCCCCGCGCCGGTGTTCACCACGGCGTACCCGGAGTATGCCCTGCGCGCGTTCGAGGTAGAGGCGTACGACTACCTGGTGAAGCCGTTCGGATGGACGCGCTTCCAGGCTGCGGTGGACCGGGTGGCGCGCCGTCTCGCTGCCCCGCCAACAGCGCCGCCGACGCTCGCCGCCGCGCCTGAGCCGTACCTGGAGCGGCTGTTCGTGCGCAGGCGGGGCGAGATGGTGCCGGTGAGCATGCGCGACGTGCACCGGATCGAAGGTGCGGGCGACTACGTGACGCTGTGCACCGGCACGGACCAGGTGCTGGCCGACATCAGCCTGAACGAGCTGGAGCGCCGGCTGAACCCGGCAAGCTTCCGGCGCGTGCACCGGGCGCACATCGTGAACCTGGACCACGTATCCGCCATCCGCCCGTACGACGAGCGGCGCCTCTCCATCCGCTTCGCAGACGGCTCCGAGGTGGTGGCCAGCCGCGCGGGCTCGCAGTCCCTGCGCGAGATGGTGCGCTGACCGGCTGATTCGGTACACGAAGTTCTGCATGCCCACCGCGCCGGCACCCGAGTGGACTGCGGCGTCCGCCGGGATCCCCCGTCACGGAGATGGAGCCGGCGGTCGCAGCTCCGGGCAGGGAACCCGGCTATACCATGGCCCAGCGCTACCATCGGCCGTGCCCGTCCGCTCCCAGTACGGGTAATCGCGCGCCGCGTAGGCACGGCACCCTTCCGCCCGCACCTCGTCCAGCATCTGCCCTTCGCGCAGCAGGTGCAGAAGCATCTCGCGGTCGCCCAGCACACCCGGATTGCGGACCAGGAGCCGGCTGATCTCCAAGGGGGGTGGATCCCGCCTGGTGTACTCCTCCAGCAACGCCCGCAACGCGAACTCCGGCGTGCGGGGATTGCGCGCCAGGGCCAGCCCGTGCTCGTCGAAGAGCACCGCCCGCGCCGGCGCACCCACGCTGCCCAGGGATGCCAGACGCGCTAGCAACAGGGGGTCACGCCGCACGTCCCGCCGGGCGACGACCTCATCCACCGCCCCCTCATCCAGTGTCCGCAGCCGGGGCGCGAGTTCGCGCACAACGCGGATGGGCGTGCGGGGGTCCCGCGCCATGCAGTCGGCGTAGGCACCGCGCGCCTCTTCGGCCATCCGGTCGAACGCCGCCCAGTCCGGCCGGCGCAGCCACGCCTCCAGGCCGGCGGTGGGGGTGGGATCGCCGCTGTCGCTTACCTGGGCCACCCGGCGGGTGCGCCGGTCGTAGGTGAACACGTACGTCCGTTGATAGATGCACCCCGACAGGCAGTCCCCCCAGCCGCGCGAAAGGGTCAGCCGCACCGTGTCGCCGTTGAGCCGCGCGCCGATGGACGAGCCGCCGCCCACGTACAGCGTAGACCCGGCGGACCGCACGTCCGGCAGTCGCCGGTAACGCGCCGCCAGCGCCGGACCGTTGGCGGGCCGCGTAAACAGCACATCCACCTCGCCGCCCAAGAGCCGGTGTGCGATTCGCACCCCGCGCGCCCCCAGGGCCCCGTTCAGGCTGTCGATCTGGCGTAATCCCGTCCGCGGGCGCAGCGTATCCCCCGCGGCGTCCGGAAAGCGGGAAACGAAACGCGCCCAGGCA is a window encoding:
- a CDS encoding sensor histidine kinase; this encodes VTIAAVRYVGEVGARLREQEARAARAEALHARAEMQALRAQINPHFLFNTLHGLLELVSAGDGRAEEAIERFGALLHRTIDVRRSAADDVPLDEEIQLVRDYLWIEQLRLGTRLIAEIEVDDDALSCTVPSFVLQPLVENAVKHAASARVAPTSIRVRAAREGGRLLLSVEDDGPGAIVEQVERAPGAGLRLVRGRLEARYGEDGQMRISTAPGAGFRVDIMLPAAAPALMMAAQQ
- a CDS encoding LytTR family DNA-binding domain-containing protein translates to MSVMILRTVVAEDEPLARQRLRRFVERDPRLVLVGEAESGTAAVELIDRLAPDVVFLDVQMPECTGLEVLERAAHRPAPVFTTAYPEYALRAFEVEAYDYLVKPFGWTRFQAAVDRVARRLAAPPTAPPTLAAAPEPYLERLFVRRRGEMVPVSMRDVHRIEGAGDYVTLCTGTDQVLADISLNELERRLNPASFRRVHRAHIVNLDHVSAIRPYDERRLSIRFADGSEVVASRAGSQSLREMVR